ATCCGGCGGCGCAGCTCGTCCTGGGCCAGCGGCCCGGAGTGGACGACCTTCCCGGTCGAGTCGAGCAGGACGTACTGCTCCTGGCCGGTGATCCCGAACCGGCGCCACACCGCGCCGTCGTCGTCGGCGAGGTGGGGGAACCCGGCGATGCCGGTGTCCTTGGCGAAGCGGCGCATCGCCTCGGCGCCGCTGCCCAGCCCCGCCACACCGAGCACGGTGACCCGGGCGGCGTTGTCCCGCTGCACGGCGGCCACGTCGTCGGCGACCCCCCGGCAGCGGGTGCACCACGCCGCCCAGAACCACAGCACCGCCGGCCTGCCGGCGAGGCTGCTCCCGGCGAAGGGCCGGTCGTCGATGGTGCGCGCGGTGAAGTCCAGGGTGGCCGGTGTGGCCGGGCGGGCGGCGTCGCCGGAGGCGCCCGGCGTGACGCTCACCGGGGCGGCGGCGGTCGTGCCCGGCGTGGCGGTGGCGGTGTCCGGCGTGGCGGCGGGGGTGGCCGGCTCGGCGCCGCCGCAGGCGGTGAGGCCCAGGACGGCCACGGTCAGGACGGTCGGGAGGATTCGGCGGGTGACGGCGGGCATGTCCGGATGCTAGCCGGCACGGTGGCCGTCGAGCCCTTACCGCTCGCTTACGCCCGCGTCCGTTCCCTCGCGCCCGGCATCGGCCCGTTGCGGTCGGCGCCCGTGCGGTGCGGTCCCCGCCTGCGGGCCGCCGTCCGTGCCCGCCTGCGGGTCGTTCGGTCCGCGCCCGCCTGCGGGCCGCCGTCCGTCTCCCCCTGCGCCCGCCCGTCATACCCCGGCGACGGTGTTCCCCGGTGGTGGTCAGGCCGGGCGGGCGCCGACCGCGTCGCGGATCTCCGCGCCCTGGGTCTCCTCGTGGCGGGCGCAGTGCGCACAGCAGAAGAACCGGCCGGCGACCTCCACCCCGTGACCGAGGATCTTGACGTCGCAGTGTTCGCAGATCGGCGCCAGCTTGTGCGCCGCGCACTCGAAGCAGTCGAAGGTGTGCACGTCGCCGCTGACCGTACGCACCTCGAACGCCATCCAGTAGTCGTTGCCGCAGACCTCGCAGGTAGCCACCCTCGAAACCCCCAAATCAGGACATGTGCCTCCAGGGTGCGCCAGGTTCGGGCGGCCGGGGGCGAAATGCCGTGAGTCGATCGGGTCGGGCGGCGTTTCGCCCCCGGCGCGTCGTGCGTTGGTCCCGGTGTACGCCTCGACCCCGGAGGACCTCGTGATCAAGCGGAACAAGCTCTTCGGCAACCAGACCCGGGTCACCTTCTGCCTGCCCCGGGACACCCCGCCCGGCACCGTCAGCGTGGTCGGCAGCTTCAACGACTGGGAGCCCGGCCGGCACGAGCTCGTCGCCCGCCGCGACGGCACCCGGACGGTGACCGTCCGGCTCGCCCCGGGCCGCCACCGGTTCCGCTACCTGGCCACCGGCGGCGTCTGGCTCGACGACGACTCGGCCGACCAGGTCGACGACAAGGGCAGCCTGCTGGTGCTCTGACCGCACCCGGGCCGGGTCAGCCCTGCTTCGGCTCCAGCCGGATCGACAGCGAGTTCACGCAGTGCCGGGTGTCCTTCGGGGTGAAGCCCTCGCCCTCGAAGACGTGCCCCAGGTGGCTGTCGCAGCGCGCGCAGCGGATCTCGACACGCGTCATGCCGAGGGTGTGGTCGGGGATCTCCTTGACCGCGCCCGGGACGGCGTCGTCGAAGCTCGGCCAGCCGCAGTGCGAGTCGAACTTGTCGTCGCTGCGGAACAGCTCCGCCCCGCACGCCCGGCAGTGGTAGACGCCGGGGGTCTTGGTGTCCACGTACTCGCCGGTCCACGGCCGCTCGGTGCCGGCCTCCCGCAGCACCCGGAACTCCTCGGGGGTCAGCCGGACCCGCCACTCGTCCTCGGTGCGGGGCAGTTCGTTCTCGTCGAGACTCACCCGTCAACGGTACGCCGGACGTCGGAGGTGTCGCATAGGGTCGCGGGATGGGTGGCACCACGAAGGCGACGGTGACCGAGATCGAGGTGGCCGGGCACACCGTCCGGCTCAGCAGCCCGGACCGGCTCATCTTCCCGCAGCGCGGCTTCACCAAGGCCGACGTCTTCCACTACTACCTGGCGGTGGGCGACGGCATCGTGCGCGCCCTGCGCGACCGTCCCACCACGCTCCAGCGCTTCCCCGAGGGCGTGGAGGGGGAGGCGTTCTACCAGAAGCGGGTGCCCACCCGGGGCGTGCCGCCGTGGGTGCGTACCGCGCGGATCAGCTTCCCCAGCGGGCGCAGCGCCGACGAGCTGTGCCCCGCCGACCTCGCCCACGTCGCCTGGGCCGCCCAGATGGGCACCATCGTGTTCCACCCGTGGCCGGTGCGCGCCGCCGACGTCGACCGCCCCGACGAGCTGCGCATCGACCTCGACCCGCAGCCCGGCACCGACTTCGCCGACGCGGTGGCCGCCGCCGGTGAGGTCCGGGCGCTGCTGGCCGAGCTGGGCGCGGTCGGCTGGCCGAAGACCTCCGGCGGTCGGGGTGTGCACGTCTACCTGCGTATCCCGCCGCGCTGGACGTTCACCGAGGTGCGCCGGGCCACCATCGCGCTGGCCCGCGAGCTGGAACGCCGTCGCCCCGACCTGATCACCACCGCCTGGTGGAAGGAGGAGCGCGGGGCCCGGGTCTTCGTCGACTACAACCAGATGGCCCGGGACCGGACGATCGCCTGCGCGTACTCGCTGCGCGCCAACGCCCGGGCCACCGTCTCCACCCCGGTCGAGTGGGACGAGCTGCCCGACGTCGACCCGGACGACTTCGACCTGCGTACCGTGCCGGCGCGGCTGGCCGAGCGGGGTGACCCGCACGCCGGAATCGACGACACCCCGTACGACATCACCACGCTGCTGGAGTGGGCCGACCGGGACGCCACCGGCGGGCAGGGCGATCTGCCGTACCCGCCGGACCACCCGAAGATGCCGGGCGAGCCGAAGCGGGTCCAGCCCTCCCGGGACCGCGACCGCCCGCGCTGACCGGCCCAACGAACCCGGCCCGGCGGACCCCATCGGCCGGCCCACCGGCGTCGGCTCAGCGGCCCTCGGCCATCGCCTCCACCGCCTCCTTGGCGGTCCTGAGGTCCGCACCGGTCGCCTCCCGGTACGCCTTGATCGCCTGGATCTTCTCGCCCCGGGCCAGGTGCGCGCGGACCCCCGGCAGGGCGGGCCCCGGGTCCACCACGCCGAGATGCCGCATCACCAGGTCGAGGCGGCGTTCGATCTCGGCCAGCCGCAGGGCGGTGGCGTCCCGGCGACCGGGCCGGGCCGTCTGCGCGAGGAGCAGCGTCAGCGCGAGCACGAGCAGGATGGCGAGGGTGGATTCCATCAGCCGATCGAAGCAGACCGGTGCCAGGCACACTTGCCCGCATGACCGACCCGAGTGTGATCCGGCGGCTGATCGGCGTCTACCACGCCGACGGCGGCCTGCGCGGCGAGCTGGCCTACGTCGTCGGCAAGGTGCGCGGGACCGCCTCCTGCGCGCTGTGCGACATCACCCACGGCGCGTTCGGCCGCCGTCGCCAGTGGCGCGACCTCCTGCCCGAGCTGGGCGTCCCGGTCGAGCTGGTGCACCTCAACGAGCGCTCCGCACCGGTCCGGGCGGCCAGCGAGGGGCGTACCCCGTGCGTGCTGGCGGTGACCGACGGCGGGCACCTGCCCCTGCTCGGTCCGGACGAGCTGACCGGCCTCGACGGCGACGTGGCCCGGTTCGCCGAGGCGCTGCGCGCGGCGGCCGGGCGGGCCGGCCTGCGGTGGGAGAGCGCCGACTGATAACGATCACGTAAAGGGCGCGAACCTTTTCCGGCCCCACCCGCTCTGTCTGGTCGTCGGCCCGACGGGGGCGGAGGGGGAGGCGTCGGATGATGCTGGTGTGGAGGCGGGCCCGCGAGGCGCGGGGTCTGCTGCTGGCGGCGGCGGCCGCGGCGTTGGTCGCGGTCGCCCTGGTCACCGGGCTCTCCGACTACAGCCGCCGCGCGGTCGACGCCGGCCAGCGGGCCATGCTCGCCGCCGCGCCGGCCGCCGAACGCAGCCTGCTGATCAGTGGCTCCGGCGGCCGGGACGCGGCCGAGGCCGCCGCCCGCGACCGGACGGTGCGGGACCGGTTCGCCCACGGCCTGGGCGGCGCGTCGGTCACCGTGTCCGCCGCCCGGCACGGCACCGGTCGGGAACTCACCGGTGACCTCGGCGGCGCGCGGGTCGACGACGACCCGGTCTTCGCCGACCTGGCCACCCTCGACGACCTGCCCGCCCGCGCCGACCTCGTCACCGGGGCCTGGCCCACCGCCGGGGCGCCGCAGACCCAGGTCGCCGTGCCGGAGCGGGTGGCGGGCGCGCTGCGGCTGACCGCCGGCAGCCGGGTGCCGATGACCGACCGCAGCACCGGCCGGGCCGCCGACGTGGTGGTCGCCGGGGTGTTCCGCCCCCGCGACCCGGCCGCCGCCTACTGGCAGCTCGCGCCGGGGGCGGTCGGCACCGCCGAGAGCGACGGCGGCTCGTACGGGCCGTTCGTCCTCGACCCGGCGGACTTCGTCCGCACCTTCCCCGGCTCCACCTCGATCTCCTGGGTGGTCGAGCCGGACCTCGCCGGCGTCGCGCCGAGCCGGCTGCCCGACGTCGGGCAGGCGGTGGCCGTCGCCCTGCGCGACGTGCCGGAGGAGGCGGGCCTCGGCTCGTCGGCGCAGAGCGTCAGCGGGCTGGACCGGCTGATCGACCGGCTCGGCCGGGCCGACCTGGTGGGGCGCTCGGCGCTGCTCACCCCGCTGCTGCTGATCGTGGTGCTCGGCGGGTACGCGCTGGTGCTCGTCGCCGCGCTGCTCAACGAGGACCGCCGGGGCCAGACCGCGCTGCTGCGGGCCCGGGGGGCCGCGCGCGGCCAGCTCGCCGGGCTGGCCGTCCGGGAGGCGACCCTGGTGGTGCTGCCGGCGGCGCTGCTCGCGCCCCCGCTGGCCGGGCTGGTGCTGCGCCGCGTCGGCGGCGCGGACGGGCTGACCGACCTGCGGCTGGGCGGCGGTGGCGCCGGCGCCGTCTGGACGGTGGCGCTCGCCGCGGCGGTCGGCTGCCTGCTCGCCATGGTGCTGCCGGCGCTGCGCCGGGCCGGCAGCTACGTCGCCGACATGGCCGCCCGCTCCCGCCCCACCCGGGCCGCCACCGTGCAGCGCGCCGGCGCGGACCTGGCCCTGGTGCTGCTCGCCCTGCTCGCCTGGACGCAGCTGCGGCAGTACTCGTCGCCGCTGGCCGGCGCGGGCGGGCGGCTCGGCATCGACCCGCTGCTCGCCGTCGCCCCGACCCTGGGGGTCCTGGCCGGGGCGGTGCTGGCGCTGCGGCTGCTGCCGCCGGTCACCCGGGTCGCCGAGCGGTTCGTCGACCGCCGGCCGTGGACGGCCACCATGCTCGGCATGTGGCAGGCCGGCCGCCGCCCGCACGCCGGACCGGTGCTGCTGCTCGCCCTCGCCGTCGGCGCCAGCACCCTGGCCTGGACGCTGGTCAGCACCTGGGAGCGGTCGCAGACCGACCAGGCCGACCACCGCGTCGGCGCCGACCTGCGGGTGGTCGAACGCGGTGGCGCCGCCCCGGTGGACCGCGCCGCCTCTCTGGCCGGCACGCCGGGGGTACGGCAGGTGCTGCCGGGCTGGCGCGACGAGATCCGGCTGGGCCGCACCAGCCTGCCGACCACGGTGCTGGCCCTGGACACGGCCGCCGCCGGTGACGTGGCCCGGATCGCCGACCGGCTGGGCGACCGGCCGCCGCGCGAGCTGCTCGACCGGATGGCGCGCGAGCGCGACGAGGCCGCCGGGGTCGCGCTGCCGGCCGACGCGCGGCGGCTCACCGGCACCGTCCGCACCCCGGTACGCGAGCCGGTCGTGCCGCAGTCCATCGAGGTGACGGTGCTGCTCACCCGCGCCGACGGGCTGGCCCTGCGGCTGCCGCTGGCCACCACGAACTCCGCCGACGACCGGGCCGCGCCGTTCGCCCTCGACCTGCCCGCCGGGCCGCCGTGGCGGGTGGCCGGCTTCCAGGCCGACGCCGGTGACGCCGCCGCCCGCGGGTACGGCCTCCAGGTCGACGGCCTGCGCGTCGAGGACGCCGCCGGGACCGCCCGAGCGGTGGAGCTGACCGGCGACTGGTCCCTGGTGGACGCCCTGCGCGACAAGCCGGTCCGGACGACCGGGGTCTCCGCGGCCGGGGTGGACGTGGACTACCCGGTCGTGCTGACCGAGGGCGGACGCTTCGCCAGCCAGCCGACGATCCGTTACGCGGTCGTCCCGGCCGGCGAGAGCGCCCCGGTGCCGGCGCTGGTCACCCCGCAGGTGCTGGCCGCCCTCGACGCCCGCCCCGGCGACGTGGTGCCGCTCGCCCTGTCCGGCGCGTCGGTGCCGGTGCGGGTGGTCGGCGAGCTGAGCGCGGTGCCGGGCGCCGGGGACACCGGGGGAGCGATGCTGATCGACCTGCCCGCCGCGACCCAGTGGCTGGTCCGGCAGCGGGCCACCGTCCGGCCGGTGCCGGAGTGGTGGCTGCGCGTCGACCCGGGTGGGCACGCCGCCGCCGCGGCGGCGCTGCGGGACCTGCCCGACGTGACCGTCCTCGACCGGCGGGAGGCCGCCGAGGCGGCGGCCGGTGACCCGTACTGGCGGGGGGCCCGGACCGGGCTGCTCGCCGCCGCGCTCGGGTCGGTGCTGCTCGCCCTGGTCGGTCTCGCCGTGGACGTCTGGGCCACCGGGCGACGCCGGATGGCCGAGCTGGCGGTGCTGCACACCCTGGGCGCCGGGCCCCCCGTGCTGGCCCGGGCGCTGCTCGCCGAACAGACCTTCCTGGCCGGCATCGGCGTGACCGTCGGCCTGCTGGTCGGCGCGGGCGTCGGCGCCACCATGGCCCCGCTGGTGATCCTCACCCCCGGCGCGGGGCGGCCCGTGCCGGAGGCCGCGTTCACCGTGCCGTGGACGCCGATCGGCCTCACCGCGCTGGGGCTGCTGGTGGCCGCCCTCGCCTTCAGCGCGGTGCTCACCACCGGCCTGCGGCAGCGCGTCGCGGCGGTCCAGCTCCGGATCGGGGGAGAACGATGAGCGTCCTGGCGGTGGCGCGCAGGGTCCGCGCGTACGGGGGCCACTTCCTGCTGCTGATGGTGCTGACGCTGGTGACGGCGGTGCTGGTCACCGGGGTGCCCCGGCTGGCCGAGCGGCTGGCCGGCCAGGGACTGCGCGAGCAGCTGGCCGAGGTGCCGGGCCAGGGGCGGGACCTGCTCTACCGGCGGACGCCGGAGATCCAGCCGCCCGGCACCGCGGGCTGGACCGCCGCGCACCGGGGCCCGCTCGACGACCTGGCCGCCGGCATGCCCCCGGTGGTGCGCGACGTGATCGGCGAGCGGTGGTACGCGGCCGACACCGGCTTCGCCCGGCTGAAGGGCCCGGAACTCACCCGCGACAAGGGCCTGTTCGACCTGGCCCTGCGCACCACGACCGGGCTGGCGGAGGCGGCCACCCTGGTCGAGGGGCGCTGGGCGGGGCAGGGGACCCGCCGGGAGGCGGCGGTGGAGATCGCGCTCGCCGAGCCGGTGGCCCGCGCCCTCGGCGTCCGCGCCGGCAGCCGGCTGCGGGCGGCCCTGTACCGGCCGGACGGCAGCGAGTACGGCGCCGCCCCCGTGGTGGTGGTCGGTGTGTTCCGTCCCCGCGACCCGGCCGACGGCGTCTGGGACGGGTTGCCGTCCGCGCTGCGGCTGACCCCGCCGGTCGGTGACGGGCAGCCGTTCCAGCTCGTCGGGCTGACCGACGCGGTCGGCCTGGACGACCGGGCGGCGGACGGCTGGGCCGCCGGGGTCAGCTACCGGTACCGGGTCGACCCCGACCGGCTCGCCCCGGGGCGGCTCGACGCGCTGATCGCCGGCCTGTCCCAGGTGGACCGCGAGCGACCGGCCGAGCTGCACTTCTCCCAGGGCGTCGACATCCCGCTGCGGCAGTACGCGGACGCGCTCGCCGCCGCCCGGACCCTGCTCACCGTCATCGCCACCGGGGTGCTCGCCACCCTCGCCGGGCTGACCGCGCTGGCGGCCGGGCTGGCGGTGCGCCGCCGCCGCGACGAGTACGTCCTGCTGCGCGCCCGGGGCGGTTCGGCGTTCGGGGTGGTGCGGCGGGGCCTGGCCGAGTCGGCACTGGTGGTGCCGGCCGCCGCCGGGGTGGGCTGGCTGCTCGGTGGTCTCCTCCCGACCGACCCGCTGGCCGGCGGCACGCCCGGCGCGGCGCTCCGGCTGGCCCTGGCCGCCGCGCTGCTGGCCACCGTGGCGCTGCCGGTGGCGGTGCTGGCCGCCCAGCGCGGCGGCGTGGGCGGGCGTCGCGACCTGCTCCGGCTGCGGGGCGGGGCGGGCCGGCTGACCGTCGAGGTCACCCTGGTCGGGCTGGCCGCGCTCGCCGCGTTCCTGCTGCGCCGGCGGGGCCTGACGCTCGGCGGACAGGTGGATCCGCTGCTGGTGTCGGTGCCGGTGCTGCTGGCGGTCGCCGCCGCGCTGCTGGCGCTGCGCGCGTACCCGTGGCCGTTGCGGCTGGCCAGCCGGCTGGCCGCCCGGGCGCGCGGGGCGGTGGCCTTCCTCGGCACCGCCCGCGCCGGCCGGGCCGGGGTGGCCGCGCCGTTGGTGGTGGTGGTGCTGGCGATCGCGACGGCGGCGTTCTGCGGGGTGGTGGCCGTCGGCATCTCCGACGGCCGGGACCGGGCGGTCACCCGGACGGTGCCGGCCGACGCGCTGGTCGCCGGTGACCGGTTCGCCCCGGACACCGCGGCGGCGCTGGCCGGGCTGCCCGGGGTCCGGGCGGTCACCCCGGTGCTCGCCCAGCCGGGCCAGCGGCTGTACGCCGACGCCGACGGCCGCCCCGCCGGGGCGGGGGAGGCGTACGTGCTGCTGGTGGAGCCGGCCGGCTTCGCGGACGTGGCCCGCCGGTCGGGGCTCGACGTGGCGGTGCCGGGGACGCTGCGCGGCGACCGGGCGAGTGCGCTGCCGGCGCTGGTGTCGCCGGACTTCGCCGCCGCGCTGGCCGAGGCGGAACTCGCCGACCGGGCCGGCCGGCGTCCCGGCTGGGTCGACGTGCAGGGCAACAAGCTGCCGTTCCGCCTCGCCGGCACGACCGCACGGTTCCCGCTGGTGCCGGCGGAGATCACCCGGTTCGTGGTGCTGCCCTGGCCGGACCTGCCCGCCGACGGGCCGTACCCGCTCGCCCCGACCGGTTTCCTGCTCGCCGCCGGTGACCGCCCGGTCGACCCGGCCGCCCTGGCCCGGGTCGCCGAGGAGGGCCAGACCCGCTACCAGACCGACGGGACGGTGACCGGCGGCAAGCGCCCGCTGCCGCCGCGGGTGACGACGTGGGCGGCGGAGCGGGAACGGCTCGGCGGCAGCGGCGTCAACGGGCTGCTCGTCTTCGGCTTCGCCGTGGGCGCGGCCGGAGGCGCCCTGCTCGGGCTGCTCGCCCTGGCGTTCGCCGTGCTGGCCGGGGCCCGGGGCCGCGGTCAGGTGCTGTCCCGGCTGCGCACCATGGGGCTGTCCCGCCGGCAGTGGCAGGGCCTGCTGCTGATCGAGCTGGCCCCGCTGGTGGTGGTCTCGGTGCTGACCGGGGCGGTGGTCGGCGCCCTGCTGCCGGTGCTGCTCAATCCGGTGCTGGGGCTGTCCGCGTTCACCGGCGGGGTGCCGGTGACCGTCCGCTTCGAACCCGGCCTGGTCGCCGGGGTGCTCGGGCTGGCCGTGCTGGCCCTGGCCTTCGCCGTCGCGGTGGAGGCCGTGAACAACCGTCGGCTGCGCCTCGGCGAGGTGCTCCGGCTCGGAGAGGAGAGCTGAGATGACCGCTACCGCCGAGAGCACCGCCGTACCGGACCTGGCCGAGTTGCAGCGGCGGGCCGCGCACCGCGCGGCCGAGCGGGCCGGCGGGCGGGACCGCCTGCGCGGGCACATCGTCTGCGACGGGCTGGTCCGCATCTTCAAGACCGAGGGCGTCGAGGTGGTCGCCCTGCAGGGGCTGGACCTGGTCATCGACCGGGGTGAGCTGGTGGCGATCGTCGGCGCGTCCGGCTCGGGCAAGTCGACGCTGCTCAACATCCTCTCCGGGCTGGACACCCCGACCGCCGGGATCGCCCGGGTCGCCGACTACGACCTGCTCGCGCTGTCGAACCGGCGGCGGTTGAGCTACCGGCGGGACGTGGTCGGCTTCGTCTGGCAGCAGACCGGCCGGAACCTGCTGCCGTACCTGACCGCGCGGGAGAACGTCGAGCTGCCGATGCGGCTGGCCGGGCGTTCCGGGGGCCGACGGGCCCGGCGGGCGCGGGCGCAGGAGCTGCTGGAGCTGGTGGGCGTCGGCCACTGCGCCGACCGCCGGCCGGGCCAGCTCAGCGGCGGCGAGCAGCAGCGCTGCGCGGTCGCCGTGGCGGTGGCGAACGACCCGGAGGTGCTCTTCGCCGACGAGCCGACCGGCGAGCTGGACGAGGCCACCGGCGCGGAGGTCTTCGCGGCGCTGCGCACCATCAACGCCGAGCTGGGCGTGACGATCGTGGTGGTCACCCACGACCAGGCCGTGGCCACCCAGGTCCGCCGGACCGTCGCGATCCGCGACGGCCGGACCTCCTCCGAGGTACGCCGCACGGCACGGGTCACCGCCGACGGCAGCACCGAGCTGGTCAGCGAGGAGTACGCCGTGCTGGACCGCTCCGGCCGGATGCAGCTGCCGGCGCCCTTCGTGGACGCCCTGTCGCTGCGTGACCGGGTCCGCCTGAACCTCGAACCGGACCACGTCCAGGTCCGTCCCGGCGACGTGGCCGCCGGCACCGAACGGAGTGACGCATGAGCGAGCAGGTTTCCACCCTCGGGGTCGGCGACGCGGTCGCCGACGAGGTCGTCCGGGTCGAGGGGGTGAGCCGGACCTTCGGCCGGGGAGCACACGCCGTGCACGCCGTGCGGGACGTCTCGTTCCGGGCCGGGCGGAGCGAGCTGGTGGCGGTGCGGGGCCGCTCGGGCGCCGGCAAGACCACCCTGCTCAACCTGGTCGGCGGGCTGGACCGGCCGGACAGCGGCCGGGTGCACGTGGCCGGGCACGACGTGACCGCCGCCGGGGAGGCGGAGCTGCTGCGGCTGCGCCGGGGCACGGTCGGGTTCGTGTTCCAGACCTTCGGGCTGGTGCCGATCCTCTCCGCGGCGGAGAACGTGGGGGTGCCGCTGCGGCTGGCCCGGGTGCCGGCGGCGCAGCGGGAGGAGCGGGTGGCGGTGCTGCTGGAGTTGGTGGGGCTGGGTGGGCACGCGGCGCAGCGGCCGTACGAGCTGTCCGGTGGGCAGCAGCAGCGGGTGGCGGTGGCCCGGGCGCTGGCCAACGAGCCGGACCTGCTGATCGCCGACGAGCCGACCGGCCAGCTCGACTCGGAGACCGGCCGGTCGATCATGGACCTGCTGCGCGCCGTGGTGCACGCCCGGGGGATGACCGCGCTGGTCGCCACGCACGATCCCGCCCTGATCGAGCTGGCCGACCGCACCCTCACCCTGCGCGACGGCCACCTCGTCGACGACTGACGTCCGTCAGAGCGGGAGCTTCATGCCCTCGTGGCTGGCGACGAAGCCCAGGGTGCGGTAGAAGCGGTGGGCGTCGTCACGGGACTTGTCGGTGGTGAGCTGCACGAGCGCGCAGCCCCGCTGCCGGGCCTGGTCGATCGCCCACCGCATCATCAGCCGGCCCAGCCCCTGCCCGCGCAGGTCGGAGCGGACCCGCACCGACTCGATCAGGGCCCGCTCGGCGCCGTGCCGGCCCAGCCCCGGGATGTAGGTGAGCTGCATGCAGCCGACCACCTCGCCGCCCCGGTCGGCGACGACCTGCTGGTTGCGCGGGTCGGCGGTGATGTCGGCGAACGCCCGCTCGTACGCCTCGTCCACCTCGGCGACGTCCCGGGCCTTGCCGAGCACATCGTCGGCGAGCAGGGCGACGAGGGTGGGCAGGTCCGCCCGGACCGCCTCCCGGAAGATCACGTCGGTCATGGCCGCAGCCTGCCACAACGACACCGACCGATGTGCGCGCCGGGGTTGCCCGCAGCGGGCAGCATGGTGCGGCATGGAGCTCCTGCTGTTGCCGTTCCGCTGGGTCTACCGCGGGTTGGTCTGGTTCGCGAACTCGCCGGGCACCCTGATCGCCTCGTACCTGCTGATGATCGTGGTGGCGGGCGTGATCTACGGCCAGGTGGAGAACCGCAGCGCCGCCGACGCGGTCTGGTGGGCGGTGGTCACCGCGTCCACCGTCGGCTACGGCGACATCTCCCCGACCACCTGGCAGGGGCGTACCCTCGCCGCGCTGCTCATCTCCACCATGGTGCTGCTGGTCATCCCCCTGATCACCGCGCACTTCGCCAGCCGGCTCATCGTCGACGACGACGCGTTCGAGCACGACGAGCAGGAGGAGCTCAAGCGCGACGTGCGCCGGATGCGGGCGCTGCTGGAGGAGTTGGCCGCCCGGCAGGGCATCGAGCTGCCGAACTCGAACCGCTGCGGCCCGCCGAGCCGATCAGGCCGGTCTGGGAGCGGTCCAGGAGGCGGCGCCCACCGCAGTGGTGACCCTCGTCAACCCCGCTCCAGCCCGGTCCGCAGCGCCCACCACCGGCGGACGCTCTGCGGTGCGAGCGATCCGCACCGCGCCCGTCGGGCACCGGTCCGCCGGCCCGGCCATCCTGCCCCGGTCAGCGGGCCGGGCAACGCAGCCCTTCCCGGGGCACCGTCAGCGAGATCAGGTACGCGTCCACCGCGTCGGTGACGCAGGCCGTCTGCGGGTAGGCGGTGTGCCCCTCGCCCTCCCAGGTCAGCACCCGGCCCACCCCCAGCATGGCGGCCAGCTTCGCGGTCTGCTCGTACGGGGTGGCCGGGTCGCCGGTGGTGCCGACCACCACGATCGGCGGGGCGCCCTCGGCCCGGCCGGTCGGGTACGGGTCCCGCCCGCCCGGCCACTCCACGCAGCCGAGCATCCCCACCGCCAGGGACGGGCCGAAGAGCGGGTACCTGTCCCGCCACTGCGACTGGAGTTCCCGGATCCGGGCGATGCTCGGCTTCTCCGTCTCGTCGGCGCAGTTGACGGCGAGGTTGGCGTCGAACAGGTTGGAGTAGTTGCCCGCCTCGTCCCGGCCCGCGTACGCGTCGGCCAGGTCGAACACCCCGCTCGGGTCGCCGCCCTCCAGCTCGTCCACCGCCCGGGCCAGCTCCTCCCAGCCCGACTCGGTGTACAGCGACGAGATGACCGCGTAGAAGACCCAGCCCGAGGTGGCCTCCCGCCCGTCGGCGGCACGTACCGGGGAGACCCGCGCCTTGTCGATCGCCGTGGTCACCGCGGCCCGGGCGTCCGGGGCGATCGGGCAGCGCCCGGCGTTGGCCGCGCACCACCGGGTGAAGTTGCCGAACGCCCGCTCGAAGCCCTTGGCCTGGCTCTCCGAGCCGGCGATCAGCTGCTGGCGCGGGTCGACCGCACCGTCGAGCACCATGGCCCGCACGTTGCGCGGGTAGAGCTGGGCGTACGTGGCGCCGAGCAGGGTGCCGTAGGAGTAGCCGAGGTAGGTCAGCTTCTCGTCGCCCACCGCCGCGCGCACCGCGTCCACGTCCCGGGCGGCCTGCTCCGTGCCGTAGAGGGGGAGCTGGTCGCCGTACTTGTCGCCGCAGCCGCGCCCGACCCGCTGGTTGAGCGTGCGGTAGGCGTCGAACGACTCCTGGCTGCGCGGGTCGGGGTCGGCACCGAAACTGGCGTCCA
This genomic interval from Micromonospora coxensis contains the following:
- a CDS encoding GNAT family N-acetyltransferase, translated to MTDVIFREAVRADLPTLVALLADDVLGKARDVAEVDEAYERAFADITADPRNQQVVADRGGEVVGCMQLTYIPGLGRHGAERALIESVRVRSDLRGQGLGRLMMRWAIDQARQRGCALVQLTTDKSRDDAHRFYRTLGFVASHEGMKLPL
- a CDS encoding ABC transporter ATP-binding protein; the protein is MTATAESTAVPDLAELQRRAAHRAAERAGGRDRLRGHIVCDGLVRIFKTEGVEVVALQGLDLVIDRGELVAIVGASGSGKSTLLNILSGLDTPTAGIARVADYDLLALSNRRRLSYRRDVVGFVWQQTGRNLLPYLTARENVELPMRLAGRSGGRRARRARAQELLELVGVGHCADRRPGQLSGGEQQRCAVAVAVANDPEVLFADEPTGELDEATGAEVFAALRTINAELGVTIVVVTHDQAVATQVRRTVAIRDGRTSSEVRRTARVTADGSTELVSEEYAVLDRSGRMQLPAPFVDALSLRDRVRLNLEPDHVQVRPGDVAAGTERSDA
- a CDS encoding ABC transporter ATP-binding protein; translation: MSEQVSTLGVGDAVADEVVRVEGVSRTFGRGAHAVHAVRDVSFRAGRSELVAVRGRSGAGKTTLLNLVGGLDRPDSGRVHVAGHDVTAAGEAELLRLRRGTVGFVFQTFGLVPILSAAENVGVPLRLARVPAAQREERVAVLLELVGLGGHAAQRPYELSGGQQQRVAVARALANEPDLLIADEPTGQLDSETGRSIMDLLRAVVHARGMTALVATHDPALIELADRTLTLRDGHLVDD
- a CDS encoding FtsX-like permease family protein, translating into MSVLAVARRVRAYGGHFLLLMVLTLVTAVLVTGVPRLAERLAGQGLREQLAEVPGQGRDLLYRRTPEIQPPGTAGWTAAHRGPLDDLAAGMPPVVRDVIGERWYAADTGFARLKGPELTRDKGLFDLALRTTTGLAEAATLVEGRWAGQGTRREAAVEIALAEPVARALGVRAGSRLRAALYRPDGSEYGAAPVVVVGVFRPRDPADGVWDGLPSALRLTPPVGDGQPFQLVGLTDAVGLDDRAADGWAAGVSYRYRVDPDRLAPGRLDALIAGLSQVDRERPAELHFSQGVDIPLRQYADALAAARTLLTVIATGVLATLAGLTALAAGLAVRRRRDEYVLLRARGGSAFGVVRRGLAESALVVPAAAGVGWLLGGLLPTDPLAGGTPGAALRLALAAALLATVALPVAVLAAQRGGVGGRRDLLRLRGGAGRLTVEVTLVGLAALAAFLLRRRGLTLGGQVDPLLVSVPVLLAVAAALLALRAYPWPLRLASRLAARARGAVAFLGTARAGRAGVAAPLVVVVLAIATAAFCGVVAVGISDGRDRAVTRTVPADALVAGDRFAPDTAAALAGLPGVRAVTPVLAQPGQRLYADADGRPAGAGEAYVLLVEPAGFADVARRSGLDVAVPGTLRGDRASALPALVSPDFAAALAEAELADRAGRRPGWVDVQGNKLPFRLAGTTARFPLVPAEITRFVVLPWPDLPADGPYPLAPTGFLLAAGDRPVDPAALARVAEEGQTRYQTDGTVTGGKRPLPPRVTTWAAERERLGGSGVNGLLVFGFAVGAAGGALLGLLALAFAVLAGARGRGQVLSRLRTMGLSRRQWQGLLLIELAPLVVVSVLTGAVVGALLPVLLNPVLGLSAFTGGVPVTVRFEPGLVAGVLGLAVLALAFAVAVEAVNNRRLRLGEVLRLGEES
- a CDS encoding potassium channel family protein, with translation MELLLLPFRWVYRGLVWFANSPGTLIASYLLMIVVAGVIYGQVENRSAADAVWWAVVTASTVGYGDISPTTWQGRTLAALLISTMVLLVIPLITAHFASRLIVDDDAFEHDEQEELKRDVRRMRALLEELAARQGIELPNSNRCGPPSRSGRSGSGPGGGAHRSGDPRQPRSSPVRSAHHRRTLCGASDPHRARRAPVRRPGHPAPVSGPGNAALPGAPSARSGTRPPRR